One genomic segment of Deltaproteobacteria bacterium includes these proteins:
- a CDS encoding NAD(+)/NADH kinase has translation MKFAIIIKSKKPVAIYNEIEKYINYLINTGIDIVIEESMAQAINTRIPTFKNRIPPGTDNIVVFGGDGTFLLAIRLMGAQDIPIIGVNIGSLGFLTEITMNELYRATELVMSGRAEYEKRMRLSARVVEQDKEVMSYYVLNDAVITKSTIARIVSLKINVDNRYVTKYRADGLIISTPTGSTAYSMAAGGPIVYPTMDSIIITPIAPHTLTNRPIILSADSIVEIELDTDDTDVVVTLDGQVSGAFKKSHKLVIKKSAHYVTLIKSQYRSYFDILREKLKWGER, from the coding sequence ATGAAGTTTGCTATTATTATAAAAAGTAAAAAACCGGTAGCCATTTATAATGAGATAGAGAAATATATAAACTATCTGATCAACACTGGCATAGATATAGTGATAGAGGAAAGCATGGCTCAGGCTATAAATACCCGGATACCGACTTTCAAGAACAGAATTCCTCCCGGCACAGATAACATTGTGGTCTTTGGCGGAGACGGAACATTTTTGCTTGCAATAAGACTTATGGGAGCACAGGACATCCCGATTATAGGGGTAAATATAGGAAGTCTTGGATTTTTAACAGAGATTACAATGAATGAGCTTTATCGTGCGACAGAGCTCGTTATGTCGGGCAGGGCTGAGTACGAAAAACGTATGAGGCTCTCAGCAAGGGTGGTTGAGCAGGATAAAGAAGTCATGAGCTACTATGTCCTCAATGATGCTGTTATAACAAAAAGCACAATAGCAAGGATCGTATCTCTCAAAATTAATGTGGATAACAGGTATGTAACAAAATATCGTGCGGACGGACTTATCATATCTACGCCAACAGGTTCAACTGCTTACTCAATGGCAGCGGGAGGACCGATCGTTTATCCAACAATGGACAGCATTATTATAACGCCGATAGCCCCGCATACGCTTACAAACAGACCCATTATTCTTTCTGCAGATTCAATAGTAGAGATAGAACTCGATACGGATGACACGGATGTAGTTGTAACACTTGACGGCCAGGTGTCGGGTGCATTCAAAAAGTCGCATAAATTGGTAATAAAAAAATCAGCCCATTATGTCACTCTGATAAAGTCTCAATACAGAAGCTATTTCGACATATTGAGAGAAAAACTTAAATGGGGAGAACGGTAG
- a CDS encoding replication-associated recombination protein A — protein sequence MITQPLANRLRPKTLDELVGQEQVLGPGKPLRQTLDAGILPSMIVWGPPGSGKTSFIKIITSRNVYETIYMTAVSIGTKEINSVLKETKALNLSNKRLVLVIDELQHLNRSQQELLLPYVEDGSIIFIGISTENPSFALNRALLSRTTIVIFAPLHEQALGSIITRAIKDFEGIEIRIENDAMDYIVIRSNGDGRKALNAIELLSGIAIKKPDRTITVDDAKKLSDVYSLPYDRKEDEHYHTISAFIKSMRGSDPDAAVYYLARMIESGEDPRFILRRMIIFASEDIGNADPLALTIAVSAFQAFEIVGMPEGFIPTAHAVIYLAGSPKSNSTYKAYINAKASIKEQGYVKIPKHLINPVNAFGREQGYGDGYKYPHDYEGGYVEEQYLPDKLVGNHFYIPKDIGFEKIIKAHLERIKKSNNKPK from the coding sequence ATGATAACACAACCTCTTGCCAATAGGTTAAGGCCCAAAACTCTTGATGAACTGGTTGGTCAGGAACAAGTTCTTGGCCCAGGTAAACCCCTGCGTCAGACCCTTGATGCAGGGATATTACCTTCAATGATTGTCTGGGGGCCGCCCGGCTCAGGGAAAACATCTTTTATAAAGATCATAACATCCAGAAATGTCTATGAAACGATCTACATGACTGCCGTATCTATCGGCACAAAAGAAATAAATAGTGTCCTTAAAGAAACAAAGGCTTTGAATTTATCAAACAAAAGGCTTGTGCTTGTGATTGATGAGCTTCAGCATCTCAACAGATCCCAGCAGGAGCTCTTACTTCCTTACGTTGAAGACGGCAGTATTATATTCATTGGAATATCAACAGAAAACCCCTCTTTTGCACTGAACCGGGCTTTATTATCGAGAACGACGATCGTTATTTTTGCCCCTCTGCATGAGCAGGCACTTGGAAGTATTATTACACGTGCAATAAAAGATTTTGAAGGTATTGAGATCAGGATAGAGAATGATGCAATGGATTACATTGTTATAAGAAGCAATGGAGATGGAAGAAAAGCACTAAATGCAATTGAACTGCTTTCCGGCATTGCAATAAAGAAACCAGATAGAACAATAACCGTGGATGATGCAAAAAAACTTTCAGATGTATATTCATTGCCTTACGATCGAAAAGAGGACGAACATTATCATACAATATCTGCGTTTATAAAAAGCATGCGTGGCTCTGATCCGGATGCTGCTGTTTACTATCTTGCGAGAATGATAGAATCCGGAGAGGATCCGAGATTTATCTTAAGAAGGATGATCATTTTTGCATCAGAGGATATTGGCAATGCAGATCCACTAGCTCTAACAATTGCGGTATCTGCATTCCAGGCATTTGAGATTGTAGGTATGCCCGAAGGATTTATACCAACAGCCCACGCAGTAATATACCTTGCCGGCTCCCCGAAAAGCAATTCAACTTATAAGGCTTACATCAATGCAAAGGCCTCTATTAAAGAGCAAGGGTATGTTAAAATCCCAAAACATCTTATCAACCCCGTAAACGCGTTTGGTAGAGAACAGGGCTATGGAGATGGATACAAATATCCGCATGACTATGAAGGTGGATACGTGGAAGAACAGTATTTGCCGGATAAGCTTGTTGGTAATCATTTCTACATTCCAAAAGATATTGGTTTTGAAAAGATTATTAAGGCTCATCTTGAAAGGATAAAAAAGAGCAATAATAAACCGAAATAA
- a CDS encoding N-acetyltransferase produces MIRKARLRDAKEIQRIIEVYAKKGEMLQRSLLEIYENIRDYNVYTIETDEIIAVCALHIFWDGLAEIRSLAVRPEYARKGIGSELSISSIEEAKDYDINQVFALTYKPEFFEKLGFRIVDKSLLPQKIWSDCLKCPQFPDCNEIALILELTNEKK; encoded by the coding sequence TTGATAAGGAAGGCAAGGCTTCGTGATGCCAAAGAGATACAGAGAATAATAGAAGTTTATGCAAAAAAGGGTGAAATGCTTCAGAGGTCTCTGCTGGAGATATATGAAAACATCCGCGATTATAATGTATATACGATTGAAACGGATGAGATCATCGCAGTATGCGCACTTCATATTTTCTGGGACGGACTCGCAGAGATACGATCCCTTGCGGTAAGGCCCGAGTATGCAAGAAAAGGCATAGGCTCTGAGCTCTCCATATCATCCATAGAAGAAGCAAAGGATTACGATATAAACCAGGTATTTGCGCTCACCTATAAACCTGAATTCTTTGAAAAACTTGGATTCAGAATTGTTGATAAATCATTGTTACCTCAAAAGATATGGAGTGATTGCCTCAAGTGTCCGCAGTTTCCCGATTGCAATGAAATCGCACTTATATTAGAGTTAACCAATGAAAAAAAATAA
- a CDS encoding glycosyltransferase family 2 protein: MPVYNHESRLRAVVESAMSLRLPVYVIDDGSTDATPGILKSIPGITVISHSTNLGKGAALMTGFTEAARTADFAITIDADGQHDPADAVHLMAPLQSGIHAIVIGRRENMLNDTRIKWTSRFGRKFSNFWVRMSGGPVLSDTQSGFRIYPIHEILGIKSVSRRFQFEVEIVVLAHWKSIPIVEVPVKVLYPSKQDRISHFRPFVDFWRNAGTFTMLIAMRILLPLKLRRRLIQK, encoded by the coding sequence ATACCGGTCTATAATCATGAATCCAGGCTCAGGGCTGTCGTTGAAAGCGCCATGAGCCTCCGCCTGCCGGTCTATGTCATAGATGACGGCTCAACGGACGCAACTCCAGGCATCCTGAAATCCATCCCTGGTATAACGGTCATCAGTCATTCTACAAATCTCGGGAAAGGCGCAGCCCTCATGACCGGTTTCACGGAAGCTGCAAGGACGGCGGATTTCGCTATCACGATAGACGCAGATGGCCAGCATGACCCGGCAGACGCCGTTCATCTTATGGCCCCTTTGCAATCCGGTATCCATGCGATTGTTATCGGCAGGCGGGAAAACATGCTGAACGATACGAGAATAAAATGGACCAGCCGCTTTGGAAGAAAATTTTCGAACTTCTGGGTGCGTATGTCCGGAGGGCCCGTGCTGTCGGACACACAGAGCGGGTTCCGCATATATCCAATCCATGAAATACTGGGCATTAAGTCGGTGTCCAGACGGTTCCAATTTGAGGTGGAAATAGTTGTGCTTGCGCATTGGAAGAGCATACCGATCGTTGAGGTCCCGGTCAAAGTGCTGTATCCATCAAAACAAGACCGTATATCCCATTTCCGTCCCTTCGTTGATTTCTGGAGGAATGCAGGGACGTTTACCATGCTGATTGCCATGAGGATCCTTTTGCCGTTGAAGTTGAGGCGGAGGCTGATACAAAAATGA
- the recN gene encoding DNA repair protein RecN codes for MLKSLRLKNLAVFSDVTIPFDGQFCIISGETGAGKSIMVDGMLALLGGRTDETIVRDGVPEAIVEGLFNIEDNKEIRSFLELHGFESSSELVIKRVITSHGRSRAYVNGTASTLSTLAELSKLLVDIHSQHEHQSLLDEANHVSLLDAYAGLEQKAFEVKNLYTSLITAMHDYDRLIQDIDNVKRQEELMRFQFSEINSAKLKLGEDKELEHEYKLLTNAQQILTELNIVYNFIYDDETGAHGIIVRAIKAIGAIKSIDPVLNEFFIRLEPVAAELKDIAQDINSYMSKVEINEQRHADVEQRLSLIDNLKKKYGNTIQGILDYAGNMYTKLNKLEHNDEYISSLKQDIINMKEQIYKKSMELSDGRKSVSKELSKKIEKELITLGIKNAKFEINIQNTDVKDAISINDRRITATGTDLVRFYFSANPGFALKLLTEIISGGELSRAMLAIKRVLANASKVPVLVFDEIDTGIGGSIAEVVGKKLKELSKYHQVICITHLYQIAGFGDFHINIQKHAACGSTEVAAKVLAENERIEEIARMLSGTKITDLSRNQAKEFLKHIKEQT; via the coding sequence ATGCTTAAGTCTCTAAGACTTAAGAACCTTGCTGTTTTCAGTGATGTTACGATACCTTTTGATGGACAATTCTGCATAATCAGCGGGGAAACGGGTGCAGGCAAATCCATCATGGTTGACGGAATGCTCGCTCTTCTTGGCGGGAGAACGGATGAAACTATTGTAAGAGATGGCGTGCCGGAAGCAATCGTAGAAGGACTATTTAATATTGAAGATAATAAAGAAATCCGGTCGTTTCTCGAATTACATGGTTTTGAATCAAGCTCTGAGCTTGTGATAAAAAGGGTAATAACATCGCATGGCAGAAGCAGGGCTTATGTAAACGGCACGGCCTCAACTTTATCCACACTTGCGGAATTGTCAAAACTACTTGTTGATATTCATAGCCAGCACGAGCATCAAAGCCTGCTTGATGAAGCGAACCATGTATCACTTCTTGATGCTTACGCGGGTCTTGAACAAAAAGCCTTCGAGGTAAAAAATCTTTACACATCTTTGATAACGGCAATGCATGATTATGACAGGCTAATTCAGGATATCGATAACGTAAAAAGGCAGGAAGAATTAATGAGATTTCAGTTTTCCGAGATCAACTCGGCAAAGCTTAAATTAGGAGAAGATAAAGAGCTTGAGCATGAATATAAGCTGCTTACAAATGCACAACAAATACTAACAGAGCTAAACATTGTTTATAATTTCATATATGACGATGAGACAGGGGCACATGGTATTATTGTAAGGGCAATAAAAGCTATCGGAGCTATTAAATCTATTGATCCCGTATTAAATGAATTTTTTATCAGGCTTGAACCGGTAGCAGCAGAATTAAAAGATATAGCGCAGGACATAAACAGCTATATGTCAAAGGTCGAGATTAATGAGCAAAGACATGCCGATGTTGAACAGAGACTATCTTTAATAGATAATCTTAAAAAGAAATACGGAAACACTATTCAGGGCATATTGGATTATGCGGGTAATATGTACACGAAGCTTAATAAACTCGAACATAATGATGAGTATATCAGCAGCTTAAAGCAGGATATAATAAATATGAAAGAGCAGATTTACAAAAAGTCTATGGAACTCTCGGATGGAAGAAAATCGGTTTCAAAAGAGTTGAGCAAGAAGATTGAAAAAGAGTTGATAACTCTTGGTATTAAGAATGCTAAATTTGAAATTAACATACAGAACACGGATGTAAAAGATGCCATAAGTATAAATGACAGGCGTATAACGGCAACCGGTACAGATCTTGTGAGGTTTTATTTCTCCGCAAACCCCGGATTTGCACTAAAACTTTTAACGGAGATCATATCAGGGGGAGAACTTTCAAGGGCTATGCTTGCTATAAAAAGGGTGCTTGCAAACGCTTCAAAAGTTCCGGTGCTTGTATTCGATGAGATTGATACGGGCATAGGAGGAAGCATTGCAGAGGTGGTCGGTAAAAAATTAAAAGAGCTTTCAAAATATCATCAGGTGATCTGTATCACGCACCTCTACCAAATAGCAGGTTTCGGTGATTTCCATATAAATATTCAGAAGCATGCCGCTTGCGGGAGCACGGAAGTTGCTGCAAAAGTTCTTGCAGAAAACGAAAGGATAGAAGAGATTGCAAGAATGCTGTCAGGAACAAAGATAACGGATCTGTCAAGGAATCAGGCAAAAGAGTTTTTAAAACATATAAAGGAGCAAACTTGA
- a CDS encoding MFS transporter, translated as MDRKLLNEYDKPAKEHYYILFLSWAGWVFDFYDLTLYTFLLIPIGKELHLTNMHLSYILGISLAATAIGGILFGVLADYFGRRSVLQWTIITYSIGTFLSGLAPDFNFLILFRIITGIGVGGEWATGQTYVGETFPPNVRGRFGAFMQTGAPVGVALAALVGGFLSPLIGWRASFMISVLPAVLVIIIRRKLPESDLWEERKRLISLNQVSSQVIKEETGNNFLELFSKKYVGMFIKALLLGIFLMSAYWFTYSWLPGYLYEQRHFSITKSGLWMIITQTGGFIGYGTFGFVADRLGRRPAFTIYAFLMAAGLVMITLMWSFIASYPYIILVFMFMVGFGTGFFSGYGPLMSELFPTKIRNTAMGTAFNLARGIQFFTPVIIVIVSRYYGLGGGISIAALFAILVGLWVWVFPETKGKKLTALTQKME; from the coding sequence ATGGATAGAAAGCTCTTAAATGAATACGATAAGCCTGCGAAAGAGCATTATTACATACTTTTCTTGAGCTGGGCAGGCTGGGTGTTTGACTTTTATGATCTTACACTCTACACTTTTCTCCTTATACCAATAGGTAAAGAACTTCACCTGACCAACATGCATCTTTCTTATATACTCGGCATTTCATTAGCTGCTACGGCCATCGGCGGTATACTATTTGGAGTACTTGCCGATTATTTCGGCAGGCGCAGCGTTTTGCAATGGACTATCATTACTTACAGTATCGGTACATTCTTGAGCGGTCTTGCACCGGATTTTAATTTCTTGATATTATTTAGAATAATTACCGGTATCGGTGTTGGCGGAGAATGGGCAACGGGTCAAACTTATGTGGGGGAGACGTTCCCGCCTAATGTAAGGGGCAGATTTGGGGCATTCATGCAGACAGGTGCACCGGTAGGTGTAGCTCTTGCAGCACTTGTTGGAGGGTTCTTATCTCCATTGATAGGCTGGCGTGCCTCATTTATGATTTCTGTACTCCCCGCCGTGCTTGTTATCATAATAAGAAGAAAGCTGCCCGAATCTGACTTATGGGAAGAACGCAAACGTTTGATAAGTTTAAATCAAGTATCATCGCAGGTTATAAAAGAGGAGACCGGCAATAACTTTTTAGAGCTGTTTTCCAAAAAATATGTTGGCATGTTTATAAAGGCGCTCCTGCTCGGCATATTCCTTATGTCTGCTTACTGGTTTACGTACTCATGGTTACCCGGTTACCTTTATGAACAAAGACATTTTTCAATTACGAAATCGGGTTTGTGGATGATCATTACACAAACAGGCGGTTTTATAGGTTATGGCACTTTTGGCTTTGTAGCCGACAGGCTGGGTAGAAGACCCGCGTTTACAATATACGCATTTTTGATGGCAGCAGGACTTGTTATGATAACATTGATGTGGAGTTTTATTGCCAGTTATCCTTACATAATTCTTGTATTCATGTTTATGGTAGGTTTTGGTACTGGATTTTTTAGCGGCTATGGCCCGCTTATGTCGGAATTATTCCCTACAAAAATCCGGAACACAGCCATGGGAACTGCATTTAATCTTGCGCGGGGAATCCAGTTCTTCACACCAGTTATAATTGTTATTGTGTCAAGGTATTATGGGCTTGGCGGCGGGATATCTATTGCTGCACTTTTCGCCATACTCGTAGGATTATGGGTATGGGTATTCCCGGAGACGAAAGGTAAAAAACTTACAGCGTTAACCCAAAAAATGGAATAG
- a CDS encoding TldD/PmbA family protein, with protein MKKNNIESMSALLSRLAKEQALDGYEAYIQDTKKLTISLEDDKSIERLHTVDENGIALRTLRDQRLGFAFSFDFSQAAIEEALKRAVYTGSILEKQKFSFLQDKTILEENCTFYDKAVNNISPDARLGLIRNMIDSAHIDKRIVKVEKPSYEEAVETISIINSAGISRRAKITRFGISLSVYAKDGDESQMNWDFQSANTFSELNPALIGGRCSTNAVYTLGGIQLLTGFYDTILSPYVTSQFISVLSRSFLGDAVYKKTSSLISKLNQQVFPEHLNMVDDPALQHGTGSVPFDGEGADTKKKLLVEQGVVKTFLYDTYYANLMNTVSTGNTVRYAISQPPVIGTTNIMLNSEKKANRDLEKILDSGPVITELMGLHTANPVTGEFSLGARGHLIKSGRFASGLKDITVAGNIFDLFNSIELLGPSPVFYGNIYTPSVLVKKLKIAGSN; from the coding sequence ATGAAAAAAAATAATATTGAAAGCATGTCAGCCTTATTATCAAGGCTTGCAAAAGAACAGGCTCTTGATGGATACGAGGCATACATCCAGGATACAAAAAAACTGACCATCTCACTTGAGGATGATAAATCCATAGAAAGGCTGCACACCGTTGACGAGAATGGTATTGCATTAAGAACATTAAGGGATCAGAGGCTTGGGTTTGCATTCAGTTTTGATTTCTCCCAGGCCGCAATAGAAGAGGCATTAAAAAGGGCTGTTTATACAGGAAGCATACTTGAAAAACAAAAATTTTCTTTTTTACAGGACAAAACCATATTGGAAGAGAATTGTACATTTTACGATAAAGCTGTAAATAACATTTCTCCGGACGCAAGGCTTGGACTTATTAGAAACATGATCGACTCAGCCCATATCGATAAACGCATAGTAAAGGTAGAAAAACCCTCTTATGAAGAGGCTGTCGAAACTATAAGTATTATCAATTCTGCCGGTATAAGCAGGCGGGCAAAAATCACAAGGTTCGGGATAAGCCTTTCCGTATACGCAAAGGATGGAGACGAATCACAGATGAACTGGGATTTTCAGAGTGCAAATACATTCTCAGAACTAAACCCTGCATTGATCGGAGGCCGCTGCTCAACAAATGCCGTATACACACTTGGGGGTATACAGCTATTAACGGGATTTTATGATACGATCCTTAGCCCTTATGTAACGTCCCAGTTTATTAGCGTGCTTTCAAGATCATTTCTTGGAGACGCTGTTTACAAAAAGACAAGCAGCCTTATAAGTAAATTAAATCAGCAGGTATTCCCGGAGCATTTGAACATGGTAGATGATCCTGCATTACAGCACGGCACCGGTTCCGTGCCTTTTGATGGAGAGGGTGCAGATACAAAGAAAAAATTACTCGTAGAACAAGGAGTTGTAAAAACATTTCTTTATGATACATATTATGCAAATCTTATGAATACCGTTTCTACAGGAAATACCGTAAGGTATGCCATATCACAGCCGCCGGTAATCGGGACAACAAATATCATGCTTAACTCCGAGAAAAAGGCTAATCGGGATTTAGAAAAGATTTTAGACAGCGGACCCGTTATAACCGAGCTGATGGGACTTCATACTGCAAATCCTGTAACGGGTGAATTCTCTCTGGGTGCAAGGGGACACCTGATCAAATCAGGCAGGTTTGCATCCGGGCTCAAGGATATAACCGTAGCGGGAAACATTTTTGATCTTTTTAATAGTATAGAATTACTTGGTCCTTCCCCTGTATTTTATGGCAACATATACACGCCATCCGTACTTGTTAAAAAACTAAAAATAGCAGGAAGTAATTGA
- a CDS encoding Stp1/IreP family PP2C-type Ser/Thr phosphatase — protein MKRTGNEDSFYHDDTIGLYIVADGMGGHNAGEVASNIAVKSIKEHIIKQEVLNESSLSDAIYIANGNIFKQAKRNTQYSGMGTTVTSMLIKNASATLCHVGDSRAYLLSEGKLVQLTEDHTYVNEQFRNGFISYEQMGTHTMRNVLTRSIGFSEYVKVDSQKIVIHPGNRFILCSDGLTHMVKDDIISELVSMPDIYHAASTLIDVANANGGDDNITVIIIDVIE, from the coding sequence ATGAAAAGGACTGGCAACGAGGATAGCTTTTATCATGACGATACTATCGGACTTTATATTGTAGCAGACGGTATGGGGGGACATAACGCAGGTGAAGTGGCAAGTAATATCGCGGTAAAAAGCATTAAAGAACACATAATAAAGCAAGAAGTTTTAAACGAGTCATCTTTAAGTGATGCCATATATATTGCCAATGGCAACATCTTTAAACAGGCAAAGCGAAATACTCAGTATTCCGGCATGGGAACAACGGTTACCTCAATGCTCATAAAAAATGCCAGTGCAACACTGTGTCATGTCGGGGATTCAAGGGCTTATTTACTTTCGGAAGGCAAACTTGTTCAGCTTACAGAGGATCATACGTATGTAAATGAACAGTTCAGAAACGGTTTTATCTCTTATGAGCAAATGGGAACTCACACGATGCGCAATGTTCTTACAAGATCCATTGGGTTCTCAGAATATGTGAAAGTGGATTCACAAAAAATAGTTATACATCCAGGGAACAGATTTATACTTTGCAGCGACGGTTTAACTCACATGGTAAAAGATGATATAATATCAGAACTTGTAAGTATGCCCGATATCTATCATGCAGCAAGCACATTGATAGATGTTGCAAATGCAAACGGCGGGGACGACAATATTACGGTAATCATTATTGATGTAATAGAATAA